GGCGCCCGGTTGAGGTTTATTGAGATGATGCCCGATCAGGCGAAGACGAGGGAGGGCCTTTCTTGTTCTTCTGCCTGCCTGTTCAGGGGTTGTGAAAGGGGGAAGTACAATGATGGAAACACATGAGGATGTGATAGCCCAGAAACGATTGCCAAGGGTAGGACAGACGGTCCGAAGTAAGAAATACGGGACTCTCTGGCGGGTCATGGAGAAACGTGAAGTGTGGCAGCCCACCTCGGATGATCCGGAGACCGGAAAACCTCGCATGCTGCCGGCGATTTATCTGTCCTACTGGAGGATCAAGGAAGGTGTTCTGCCGGGAGCGGGAAAAATGCTCGGATATGTCTATACTCTTCATGATACCACGTTCGAGACGAACTGGGAGGTCGTCGGTTGATGCGGTGATTGATCCGCAAGGGTTGAACCAATCCCTATGCTGGTCGTCGAGGTTTTCTACCCGGATTTGGAGATTTTTCTCAAAAAGCGGGTGCCAGCCAACTCTTCAAATTCCATGGCGGATGATCTCGCATACAAAGAATGATGGTTTTGTAGAAAGTCCCGCAAGGCGTTATTTCATCATTCCGGTGGAAGTCGGAACTCAGTGTTTTGGGTGGCTTACAAAACTATTGTCCCCGGTTTTCAACGGGGTAACGACTTTTTACGAATCCATCAAGAGAACGTATGTATACTGCAAACGGTTTGAATTTGGCTTTTGTCATCCCGAGCGAATGTGAGGGACCTTAAAGATTTCTCCCTTCGGTCGAAACGACGGAAAGTCCAATTTATAGCCGTTTGCAGTATAAACTCTTGAATCGTTGGTTCCTGCCTTCCTGAAAGAACTTGGAAGACCCTTTCAAATCTTGCACTGGGTGAAGCCGGTTCGCAGCAATGATTCACGGCTTACCATCCCTTTGTAGAAACCCTGAGAATCCAGCACGGGTAAACGCTTGAGGTTGTTTTCAGTCATAATACGGATGGCTTCTTCAATGGGCGCATCCTCGCGAACCGTGATGTGGCGGGTGCTCATCACCTCCGAGGCGGTCTTGGCTCTCATGTGGTCCAGAAACTCCTTGTGCTTTCGACCCGCCTCGGTGAAAGACATCTTGCTCACGACGTAATCCCACAGGCCCGCACGCTGATCACTGAATGCCATAAGCAGGTCCTCGTCGGAAATAAGGCCCAGGTAGCGTCCTTTCTCGTCCACTACGGCCACCCTCTGGATATCGTTGGAATCGATGATCCGGATGACCTCATCGATAGCCGTGTCGGGGGTGACCGTATGAATGTCTCTGCGCATGATGTCGGAGACGGAATGCAGATTTTCGATCTGGATGTTCAGGTTTCTGAACGTTTGCCAGTCGGGCGATTCCTTCATGATGGTCCGGAAAAGGTCCATGCGTGAGAGTATCCCCACCAATTTCCCGCCGGCATCAACCACAGGGAGGCGTTTCAACCCTTTTTGAAGCATCAGATTGACGGCTTCCGTCAGTTGGCGGTCTTCTTCGATGCATACGGCGGGACTGGTCATGATTTCCGCGGCGGTCTTGGAAGAGATGGAGCTGAGAAACTCCTCCAGCCGGTTCTGGTCGGATTCTGCGAGCAAGCAGAGCCTCAAGGGCATACCGGCACGATAGATGAGATTCCCTTGCGAAATGACCCCAACAGGGCGGTTGGCCTGGTCCACGACCGGAAGCCCGGTGAAGATGGACGAGAGTAGCAGCCGGACCACTTCATCCAAAGGTGTCGATGGCGTGACGGTCCTGGGGTTGGCCGTCATCACGTCCCGTACCTTGACCTGTTGGGGAATGAGGCGAGTGCGGATTTTGTGACTGACCACATCCAGGTGGTGCACTACCACAATGCCATCCGTGACCATCTTATCGATATCCGGGAGGACGCGCTCCAGTTCGCCGGCGGGCAGGATGACATGGATTCGAACCGGCATATTGTATGAGAGCACCTCCAGTTTCCTGGTGGCGATTTCACCACTTTCGTAGCAACCGTCCGTTCCGCGGGTCACCATGCAGCGCGCCGCGATCTTCAAACCCGAAACGAACTGAATGATAGCCTCGCTCAACGGTTTGCCCTGCCAGCGGACTTCCTCACTTGTGAAAATTTCGATGGCCTTGTATTCCAGCATGTCGTAGTTCCTCTTAGATCAAGCGCCCAATCCACATTCCCAGCAAAACCAGGACCATTCCCACCAGATTGTTGGCGAGAAAATTTGCCAATGTCAACCAGTGAGATGCCGCGCGCAAGAAGTTCGTGCTCTCCAGGGCAAAGGTTGAAAAAGTGGTGAGGGCTCCCAGAAAACCCGTCACAAAAAACAGGCGAGGGAGCGTCCCCATCCAGCGAGTCCGATCCGCCAGACTGAAGGCAAAGCCGATGAGAAAGCACCCGACCAGGTTCACGATAAGCGTGCCCCAGGCGAACCGGGTGCCGAAAAGCCGTGCCGCGAGCAAAGAGGTCCCATAACGGCAAGTGGCTCCGAGGCTGCCGCCAAGCATGATCAAAAGAATCTTGATGAGTTCCTGTTTCATTTCTACCTTGCTGCATCCAAAAGAGACAGATCCTGGCTCCATTGGAGAAGTTGAGACTGAATGTCGGAAATGGACTGCAGTTTCAGGTCCAGTGCACCGAGGTTTTGCTGCACATCGGATTCACTCCGCTGCTTCATGGCGAGCGCCTTCGCGAGTGCTCCACGAATGCCGTCCAGGGTCTGATCGATGCGCTCGGTGAGGGCTTTCTGGAAATCGGCGGCTGTCTTTTGCAGTCGCTGGAGGAGATCGTAACGTACGCGGCCGCAGTGGCGATCGACGAGTTGTGTAATCGCCGTCTTCATGTTGTTGAGGATCATTTTTTTGACGATGAATTGGGGAAGAGAACTCGTGACCGCGAGCTGGATGAGTTCCAGCCCCACAGGGTCGTCCTTCAGGAGAAAGTAGAAACGGCTCTTGCTGCTGAGGGGTTCTACTGCGGTGAAGGGCTTGAGGGGCAATTGAAAAATGCTGCTCGTGAGTTCCATTATGCGCTCGATCACCTCATTGGTCCTGGTAGCGAGATCCTGATGCGCATCAGCCAAAGTGGAAGCGATCAACTCCGTGATGTGAAGCCGCCACGGTTCGAAAGCCTCTCGAATTTTGTCGAAGACGAACTGCTCCAGTTCCTCGCGCAGGCGTCCCCCTTGCTGCAGTTTGCGGGCGTATTCCTGCTCAAGAGCTTCATGAAGGATGGGAAGATTTGCTTGTTTGAATGATCGGATTTCATCGTCCAGTATTGTCGTGATCTTTCCCATGTGCCCGCGCAGCAGATAGCTATGGTGCTCTTTGTCCCTGGTGATACCCCGTATTTCTTCTTCAAAGCGTGCAATCTTGCCGGTCAGCTCCTGAACCGGGAGCTTGACGGCCTCCTGCTCCAGCTGCAGAGCAACAGTTTCGCCGGATACGAGCCGAAGGAGATTTTGCGTGGTCGACTGCAGCAGAACCAGACCCTTCTCGTGCAACAGGAAAGATCGCAGTTGTTCTTCGAAGCCTGGGAGCAGACTTTGTTCGAGTTTGGCTGCATCGCTGCCGGTCTTGGCCTCGAGGGCACATCGTGCGGAAAGGGGATACAGCGTCACGTCCTTGCGGTTCAGGTCCATGCATAGGATCTCTCGAGTGAACTCCATGGATTCCTTACGATCCTCGTCGCACACCTGATCGATCTTGTTCACGACGAAAAAGATCTTATCTACATAATCCCGGATATCCTTGAGAAACAGGTGTTCACTTTCCGAAAGGGGCGGGTCGACGGAGATGATGAAAATCCCCGCATCAACATAAGGAAGATAACGATAGGCTACATCAGTGTTGTGGCGATAGACGGAGCCGACGCCGGGGGTGTCGATGATGCGCACTCCGCCTTGGAGATAGGGCGAAGGGTGAAAAATGGTGACCTCATGCACGTTTTTCCGGTTTTTGGGATTTCCCCGCTCGGTGATGTAGTCCGGAAGTTTGGAGAGGGGTATCTCCTCTTCACTTCCGTTTAAAAATCGAACGCGCACTTGTACCTCTGGCCCGTATTGGATGATCGTCACGACCGAAGTCAGGGGCACGATGGCTGTCGGGAGCAGATCTTCTCCCAGGAGGGCGTTGATGAAGGTGGATTTGCCTCGCTTGAACTGGCCCAGGATGACCAGATTGAAGACTTCCTCTTTCAGTTTTGCACCGACCTCGGCGAGAGCTTGCCGGTGCTCCTCATGGACCAGCGGTTTCAGGATTTCCAGAGCTGTAAGCAGGTTCTGCTTCAGACGATCATAATCGTTCATGAGTCCATCTCCTTTTCGGGTAGGGGGAAGAGAAATCCGAATACACTTCACCTGATCTGAAAGGAATGATCACCCCCAAAATAAAAAACTTCTACCTCCTGTCTGGAAGTAGAAGTCATCAGCCCCAAAAACGGCCGGGGCGGTTGTCCGGCGGACCTCATCACCTGTGGGATATCGTATTTAAAAGAAAAATTAACAGGAAAGACCCTGATAAGCAAGTGGTAATGAGGTCAATCGCTTGAAATCATAGTTGATAAGGAATTTTAGTGGATTGCCTCGGGTCTTGCACTGGGCTGAGTCCATTTTTCCCTTTGAATTTGGACGCTTGATGGAAGGACATCAAAAGAGAACCTTCACATGGATACCGGGTCAGGCCTCTGTCCATTCGGCATCTGAAAAGGAATTTGATTTTTTTTGAATGCTGTTTTTTCTGGATCTCCTCCGTATAAAATGTAGTCCCTTCGCTTTGGTCATGACGGTTCTATACATAATTACATAAGCACTTCAATACCCTAGCGCCCGAAGGGACACTTGGGGTAGGTGCAGGTTTTGCATTCCATGCAAAGACCGCCGTGTCCCAGCTTGGCCAGGTCGCTGCGCTCGATGGTGATTCCAGCCAGCAATCGTGGCAAAAGGAGATCGAAACTTGTGGTCTTGAAATAGAGAGCGCATGCGGGGACTCCTATCACCTGCGCCTTTCCTATGCGCGCCAGAAGGGTCATGGCGCCCGGAAGTATCGGTGCCCCGTAAAGCATGTCGGTAGCCCCAGCATCTGCAAGACCTCGGCGGGTGACATCGTCGGGGTCGACGGAGAGTCCCGCAGTGGTCACCAGGAGATCCGCACCGGCCTGGAGGAGACTTTCTATCCCGCGGCTTATGTCGTCACAGGCGTCCGGAACAATCAGGGATCGAACCACCGTGCAGCCAAAGGATTCCACTTTGGACATGATGATGGGGATGAACTTATCCTCCACCAACCCTTCAAAGATTTCATTTCCGGTCACCAGAACGCCCACCCTGGCTTTTCGCATGGGAAGCACCCGAAACAGAGGCCCTTTCTGAAGAATAGAGAGGGCGCGGTGGAAGTCTCCGCGAGGAAGGAAAAGGGGGATGGCCCGGGTTCCGGCCAGGGTGCATTGTTCGTCCACCATTGTATAGCTCTTTAGACTCGCGCACATGACGCCGGAAAGCAGGTTGAACCGTTCCATGCGTTCCGTTTCGGCCACGAACAGACCGGAACGGGCGGCAGTGAATGACACTTTGCCTTCCCGGGGAGGGCCGGAAAAGGAAACGCCCTCCCCTGCCATGGCTCTTGCGAAAGCCAGCGCCGCATCGTTTTCGTGCACCCAATCGGATTCGGGCAAGTTGTCGTCCAGTACATAGACATGCCGACGTCCCATCTGCTGTAACCGGCAAAGATCTCCAATGTTGATTTGCTGGCCGTGTAGGAAAGCCGGTTTCTTGCTTTTCCCTGGAATGATCTGTGTCAAGTCATGGAGAAGCTCTTTTCCCATGGCGTCCTCCACGGCCAGGGCCTTCAGCCCTGGCGGGCCGGCATGCAATTTTTCCTGATCTCCCGTGTTCAAATAAGGACCTTCCCCCTGACAGCCACGGCAGATTCCACCGTCCTGTGCCGGATAGGCCTCTCCGCACAGGATGCAGGTAGCTATCCGCCTTCTTTCAGGTTTTCCGATGTGTTCCGCACATACCTGTATCGGCTGTATTCCCAGAATGTCTGGTCCCGCCCGCTGGATCTCTTCCAGGAGTTTGTCCTGGTCGATTTTCGCTTTGAGTTGGAACAGCCAGGTCTTTATTTCCGGCCAGGCATGGAGCTTCTGCAGGTCCAGAAACACGCGAATCCCGTTGCCCTCGTGCATATCGAACAGGCTCAGTGCATAACGGCCGAGATTGATCACTTTGAGCCGGCCATTTCCCATCGTGCATGGTGTCAGGAGTTGAATGGCGTCGGGGATGTCTTTGGGCGTTTCGGATATGGCATCAAAAAGAACGCCTTCCGGAATGTGTTTTCCGGCAAGATCCACCATGAAGCCCCCCATCGCGACTCCAGGCGCCATGTATCCATGGAAAGATTCCACCAGACGCAAAAACTCTTCATATGAATAGGAACCGATTGCCATCTTCTGCAATTTCCCTGCGTGTCCCGTAAAAGCCTGCTCTCTTTGCCAGGTTGCTGCCTGCCCAAAGGGAAACGCGATGTAATGAAAAATGAAATGACAATTTCAATTATGCAACTCATAGTATAAACTAAATAATTATAAATATTTATAAAGTTTTGAGTCAAGGAAAAGTTGTAAATCTGCCAGGAAAGGCGATTTGGGATAAATTGCTCAATGAAGGTCAACGCTTCAGCACTTCCAATTGGAAGGAGGTAGTCATGAAAAAAGTGGAAAGATTCGTTTCGGTGATTATTCCACAGGTGGATCCATCTGGATTGAAGCCCACTCCGATGTCAAGGTTTGGGTCTACACGGAAGGAGAGCGAAAAGTCGGACTGTTGATCGAAAAACCCGATGAGAATGGCGACAAGAGCAAGCTGGCCGGGAACCATCAAAAAAACCGGTAACGCTTCGGGACAGAATCCCCTTTATTTTGAGTTCAGAACGGACCAGGAAGGATATCATCAGATTTCGGCAAAAATCCTTCAGAAAAACCAGCCTCCCGCCCGTGCCTTTATAAAGGTTGAATATACCGCTCCTATGGCCTTTGATAAGTTTTGATGCCATGATGTGAGGATGCCGCTTCTTTTGTTTTCGAGAATCGCTCAGATTCGGATGGGTTGGTGGCTCATGACTCTTTGGAAGAAAGGTTGCTGACTATTAACTCCCATGACCGGAACGGTCACAACGAAAAATGAAAAAAGGCAAAGAGATGCAAGGCAATAGGGAAAGCGGAAAACGCTCTTGAAAAGCGATGTTATCATGAGCCATGAGCTATGAACCTTTTTCATATAAAAGATCTGAGGGAGTTGGAGGATTCCAATATCCCTCTATTCACCACGGAGACACGGAGGGCACAGAGCATATTAAGGTATCCCTCAATCGATAAAAAGCTCTGTGCTCAGATAACGCTCACCCGTGCTGGGCAGAACGGTCACTATACGCTTTCCCTTGTTTTCCGGGCGGCGAGCTATTTCCAGGGCTGCAAAAGTTGCGGCGCCGGAAGAAATGCCACACAAAATCCCTTCCCTCCTGGCGAGATCTCTTGCCGTTTCAAATGCCTGATCGTTCGTTACCTGGATGATTTCGTCGATGATCCTGACGTTCAGGACCTCGGGAACGAATCCGGCTCCGATTCCCTGTATCTTGTGAGGGCCGGGCTGCCCGCCTGAGAGAACCGGTGAATCCCTGGGTTCCACCGCGATGACCTTAAGAGAGGGATTGCGTTTCTTCAGCACCTCCCCCGCTCCTGTGATCGTTCCCCCCGTTCCGACCCCTGCTACCAGGAAGTCCACCTTTCCATGAGTGTCCCTCCAGATTTCTTCAGCCGTCGTTCGGCGATGGATTTCCGGGTTGGCCGGGTTGGCGAACTGATTGGGCATGTATGCGTGAGGATTTTGCGCCAGGATTTCTTTGGCTTTGTTGATTGCCCCTTTCATGCCCTCCTGGCCGGGTGTGAGAATGAGTTCCGCCCCCAAGTGCTTGAGGAGTTTGCGTCTTTCCACGCTCATGGTTTCGGGCATGGTCAGAACGAGCGGATATCCTTTGGCCGCACAGACAAAAGCGAGGGCAATCCCCGTATTCCCACTGGTAGGTTCCACGATCAGGGTTTTCGCCTCAATGAAGCCTTGGGCTTCCGCCGCCTCGATCATGGATGCTCCGATGCGGTCTTTCACGCTGCCCAGAGGATTTTTGAATTCCAGCTTGGCGAGTATCGTAGCCGGAAGGCCTTCAGTGATGCGGTTCAACCGGACCAGAGGCGTAGAGCCTATTGTTTCGATGATGTTTGAAAATAGATCGTGCATGGTTTCCTTGCCCTTTCAAGATCCAAGCGGATGTTGCAACAAGCCGTCCGCCTGTGGCGTCCCGTTACGGTTTTGGGGCGGTTCAGTCCGATTTCTCCTTGTAGATCAGCTCGGGTTTTTTCATGAAGACCTTGGTATCCGGTGGAACGGATTCCGTGATCCAGACGTTTCCTCCGATGTGCGAGCGGGCGCCGATGACCGTATCACCACCCAATATGGTGGCGCCGGCGTAGATGATCACGTCGTCTTCAATGGTGGGATGGCGCTTTTTGTGCCGGAGCTGTTCGCCGGCATTTTTCGGGAGCGAGAGGGCTCCGAGGGTGACTCCCTGGTAAAGCCTCACTCGATCTCCAATGACCGTTGTTTCCCCAATGACGACTCCGGTTCCGTGGTCGATGAAGAAACTTTCTCCGATGTGTGCCCCCGGGTGAATATCGATCCCCGTGATGCTGTGAGCATATTCGGTCATGATGCGTGGAATCAAAGGAACCCCCGCTTCCCAAAGCTGGTGTGCGATGCGTGAAACGGTTATGGCAAACAATCCCGGATAGCTGAATATGATTTCATCGTAGCTCCCCGCAGCCGGGTCTCCTTCATAAGCGGCCCGCACGTCTGTAGCGAGAATCGCCCGCAGCCGGGGAAGTTCACGCATGAACGTGATGGCTGTCTGCTGTCCTCTCTCCTCGCACTGCACACAGGCCAGGTTATGTCGAATGCAATCGTGTCTGAGAGCATGAGTGATCTGTTCTGAGAGGTGTTCGTAAAGTGTTGTGGCTTCCTGGCCAAAATAGTAGCTCAAGTTGAATTCGTCCACTCTGGTCCGAAGGAAGTACCCGGGATAGAGAATCCTGTTCATTCGGTGAATGATGTCGATTACCGTTTCTCGCGAGGGGATGGGTTCAGGCCCCACATGATTGAAGCAATCGGTTCGGTTGCACGTCTCAACCAGCTGATTGACAATCTCGGGCACTTCCTTCCTGAAACTGCGAGCGGCTTCCATTTCCGCCTTGCACCGGTCTTTTCTGGATGTTTCGTCCATTTTCTATATCATCCCTTCATGCCTTCCCGGTTGTGTTCCCCTTGTGCGTGCCGACCAGGTGACCCTGCGGCAGGATTTCCGTCGTAGGGTCAGCAAAAAACGGAACGCTGCCCACCGGGAGGGAACCACGTTATTCTCGAACCTTCGTTGCAGGATTAATAGGTTGAGCAAATTCGGTCTCCTACCTTCCAGTAAGGGGACATGCCCCGCAGGGTTTCAATGATGGATGGAAGTTTTTCGATCACGAAGTCAATCTCTTCTTCCGTATTGTAGATGCTCAGACTGAACCGGATGGATCCGTGAGCCATCGTAAAAGGAACCCCCATGGCGCGGAGCACGTGGGAAGGCTGCAGAGATCCCGATGTGCATGCCGATCCGGAGGAAGCGCAGATGGAAAATTCATCCAGCATCAACAGGATGCCCTCCCCTTCCACAAATTCAAAACTGATGTTCGTGGTATTGGGGAGACGATTGACTCGATCACCGTTGACGCGGCTGTTGGGAATGCGGGCGAGAAGCTCGTTTTCCAGCTTGTCTCGAAGCGCTTTGACTTTCGTGTTTTCCAATTCCATATTTTGAGCCGCAAGTTCGCAGGCTTTGCCCAACGCGATGATGCTCGGGGTGTTTTCCGTGCCACCCCGCCTGTTTTTTTCCTGGTGCCCTCCAATGAGGAAGGGAGAGAATTTTGTCCCCTTGCGGACATAAAGCACACCGATCCCCTTGGGCGCGTGGAGCTTGTGTCCGGAAATGGAGAGCATGTTCACGGCGCTCTTGCTCATGTCGATGGGGATCTTGCCTACCGCCTGCACTGCATCGGTATGGAAAAGGATGCCGCGAGAGCGAGCCATTTGAGCGGCGGCTTCTATGGGAAAAATCACTCCCGTTTCATTGTTTGCCCACATGAGGCTCACTATGGCGGTATCCGGTGTGAGACTTTTTTCGTACTGATCCATATCGATCCGCCCTTCCCCATCCACGGGAAGCTCGGTCACGCGATACCCCTGGTCGGTCAGATGAGCACAGAGGGCTTTGATGGCCGGGTGCTCCACCCTGCTGGTCACGATATGGCGCTTTTCCGGTTGGGAAATGAGCGCTGAACGGATGGCCGCATTGTCGCTTTCCGTGCCGCAACTGGTGAAGATGATTTCACCTGGAACGGCGCCAATGAGTGCAGCCACCTGTTCCCGCGCTTCACGAAGCTTTCGCCCCACCTGCCCGCCGAAACTATGCATGCTGGAGGGATTTCCATAAAGATCGTGGAAGTAAGGCAGCATGGCTTCCAGAACTTCGGGGGCAACTTGTGTCGTGGCATTGTTGTCCAGATAAATGGTTTTCACTGGGACACCTCCTCTACGACCAATTCAGGCCAGACGAGTTCCCTGAGCTTGGCTTCGACGAAATGTTTCAACGTCTGATTGGATGCCTGGCAGGAGGCGCATGCTCCCCTCGTGGCCACCAGGACCCGGTTTCCCACCACATCGATGAGTTCGATATCCCCACCATCGAGCTTCAGGGAGGGCCTGATCTCACGTTCAATGGTTTCTTCGATCCTCTTGATCTTTTGAATATTGGAAAGTTTGGGTCTTTCGGGCGGTTTCGTGGAGAGTTCTCCACGGACCCGGTCGATGATCTCCTGAATGGCTCCATGGCAGTTTCCGCACCCTCCACCCGCCTTGGTGAAGTTGGTCACATCTTCCAGCGTAGCCAGGTTGTTTTCTCTTATGGCCCGTTCAATCTCGAGATCTGTCACTCCAAAGCATTCACAAACGATCTTCCCTTCGGTCTCCTTGGGAACAGTGCCCTTATAGATGGCGATGGCTTTTTCCAATGCTTCACGTCCCATCACGGAACAGTGCATTTTTTCTTGAGGCAGGCCTCCCAGGTAGTTGGCAATATCCTGGTTGGTCACCTTTTCGGCCTCCTCCAGGGTCATACCCTTGATCATCTCCGTGAGAGCCGAAGACGTGGCGATGGCGCTGGCGCACCCGAAGGTTTTAAATTTGACTTCCTTGATTCTTTTGTTTTCATCCAGCTTGAAGCTCAGTTTGAGCGCATCTCCGCACGCTATGGAACCGACTTCCGCTACCGCATCGGCATCCTCTACTTCACCCACGTTTCGAGGATGCAGAAAGTGGTCTTTCACC
This region of Desulforhabdus amnigena genomic DNA includes:
- the crcB gene encoding fluoride efflux transporter CrcB encodes the protein MKQELIKILLIMLGGSLGATCRYGTSLLAARLFGTRFAWGTLIVNLVGCFLIGFAFSLADRTRWMGTLPRLFFVTGFLGALTTFSTFALESTNFLRAASHWLTLANFLANNLVGMVLVLLGMWIGRLI
- the epsC gene encoding serine O-acetyltransferase EpsC; this encodes MDETSRKDRCKAEMEAARSFRKEVPEIVNQLVETCNRTDCFNHVGPEPIPSRETVIDIIHRMNRILYPGYFLRTRVDEFNLSYYFGQEATTLYEHLSEQITHALRHDCIRHNLACVQCEERGQQTAITFMRELPRLRAILATDVRAAYEGDPAAGSYDEIIFSYPGLFAITVSRIAHQLWEAGVPLIPRIMTEYAHSITGIDIHPGAHIGESFFIDHGTGVVIGETTVIGDRVRLYQGVTLGALSLPKNAGEQLRHKKRHPTIEDDVIIYAGATILGGDTVIGARSHIGGNVWITESVPPDTKVFMKKPELIYKEKSD
- the nifS gene encoding cysteine desulfurase NifS, producing MKTIYLDNNATTQVAPEVLEAMLPYFHDLYGNPSSMHSFGGQVGRKLREAREQVAALIGAVPGEIIFTSCGTESDNAAIRSALISQPEKRHIVTSRVEHPAIKALCAHLTDQGYRVTELPVDGEGRIDMDQYEKSLTPDTAIVSLMWANNETGVIFPIEAAAQMARSRGILFHTDAVQAVGKIPIDMSKSAVNMLSISGHKLHAPKGIGVLYVRKGTKFSPFLIGGHQEKNRRGGTENTPSIIALGKACELAAQNMELENTKVKALRDKLENELLARIPNSRVNGDRVNRLPNTTNISFEFVEGEGILLMLDEFSICASSGSACTSGSLQPSHVLRAMGVPFTMAHGSIRFSLSIYNTEEEIDFVIEKLPSIIETLRGMSPYWKVGDRICSTY
- the cysK gene encoding cysteine synthase A, which gives rise to MHDLFSNIIETIGSTPLVRLNRITEGLPATILAKLEFKNPLGSVKDRIGASMIEAAEAQGFIEAKTLIVEPTSGNTGIALAFVCAAKGYPLVLTMPETMSVERRKLLKHLGAELILTPGQEGMKGAINKAKEILAQNPHAYMPNQFANPANPEIHRRTTAEEIWRDTHGKVDFLVAGVGTGGTITGAGEVLKKRNPSLKVIAVEPRDSPVLSGGQPGPHKIQGIGAGFVPEVLNVRIIDEIIQVTNDQAFETARDLARREGILCGISSGAATFAALEIARRPENKGKRIVTVLPSTGERYLSTELFID
- a CDS encoding FmdE family protein, whose amino-acid sequence is MAIGSYSYEEFLRLVESFHGYMAPGVAMGGFMVDLAGKHIPEGVLFDAISETPKDIPDAIQLLTPCTMGNGRLKVINLGRYALSLFDMHEGNGIRVFLDLQKLHAWPEIKTWLFQLKAKIDQDKLLEEIQRAGPDILGIQPIQVCAEHIGKPERRRIATCILCGEAYPAQDGGICRGCQGEGPYLNTGDQEKLHAGPPGLKALAVEDAMGKELLHDLTQIIPGKSKKPAFLHGQQINIGDLCRLQQMGRRHVYVLDDNLPESDWVHENDAALAFARAMAGEGVSFSGPPREGKVSFTAARSGLFVAETERMERFNLLSGVMCASLKSYTMVDEQCTLAGTRAIPLFLPRGDFHRALSILQKGPLFRVLPMRKARVGVLVTGNEIFEGLVEDKFIPIIMSKVESFGCTVVRSLIVPDACDDISRGIESLLQAGADLLVTTAGLSVDPDDVTRRGLADAGATDMLYGAPILPGAMTLLARIGKAQVIGVPACALYFKTTSFDLLLPRLLAGITIERSDLAKLGHGGLCMECKTCTYPKCPFGR
- a CDS encoding DUF190 domain-containing protein encodes the protein MLEYKAIEIFTSEEVRWQGKPLSEAIIQFVSGLKIAARCMVTRGTDGCYESGEIATRKLEVLSYNMPVRIHVILPAGELERVLPDIDKMVTDGIVVVHHLDVVSHKIRTRLIPQQVKVRDVMTANPRTVTPSTPLDEVVRLLLSSIFTGLPVVDQANRPVGVISQGNLIYRAGMPLRLCLLAESDQNRLEEFLSSISSKTAAEIMTSPAVCIEEDRQLTEAVNLMLQKGLKRLPVVDAGGKLVGILSRMDLFRTIMKESPDWQTFRNLNIQIENLHSVSDIMRRDIHTVTPDTAIDEVIRIIDSNDIQRVAVVDEKGRYLGLISDEDLLMAFSDQRAGLWDYVVSKMSFTEAGRKHKEFLDHMRAKTASEVMSTRHITVREDAPIEEAIRIMTENNLKRLPVLDSQGFYKGMVSRESLLRTGFTQCKI
- the nifU gene encoding Fe-S cluster assembly protein NifU, coding for MWEYTDKVKDHFLHPRNVGEVEDADAVAEVGSIACGDALKLSFKLDENKRIKEVKFKTFGCASAIATSSALTEMIKGMTLEEAEKVTNQDIANYLGGLPQEKMHCSVMGREALEKAIAIYKGTVPKETEGKIVCECFGVTDLEIERAIRENNLATLEDVTNFTKAGGGCGNCHGAIQEIIDRVRGELSTKPPERPKLSNIQKIKRIEETIEREIRPSLKLDGGDIELIDVVGNRVLVATRGACASCQASNQTLKHFVEAKLRELVWPELVVEEVSQ
- a CDS encoding dynamin family protein, coding for MNDYDRLKQNLLTALEILKPLVHEEHRQALAEVGAKLKEEVFNLVILGQFKRGKSTFINALLGEDLLPTAIVPLTSVVTIIQYGPEVQVRVRFLNGSEEEIPLSKLPDYITERGNPKNRKNVHEVTIFHPSPYLQGGVRIIDTPGVGSVYRHNTDVAYRYLPYVDAGIFIISVDPPLSESEHLFLKDIRDYVDKIFFVVNKIDQVCDEDRKESMEFTREILCMDLNRKDVTLYPLSARCALEAKTGSDAAKLEQSLLPGFEEQLRSFLLHEKGLVLLQSTTQNLLRLVSGETVALQLEQEAVKLPVQELTGKIARFEEEIRGITRDKEHHSYLLRGHMGKITTILDDEIRSFKQANLPILHEALEQEYARKLQQGGRLREELEQFVFDKIREAFEPWRLHITELIASTLADAHQDLATRTNEVIERIMELTSSIFQLPLKPFTAVEPLSSKSRFYFLLKDDPVGLELIQLAVTSSLPQFIVKKMILNNMKTAITQLVDRHCGRVRYDLLQRLQKTAADFQKALTERIDQTLDGIRGALAKALAMKQRSESDVQQNLGALDLKLQSISDIQSQLLQWSQDLSLLDAAR